One stretch of Procambarus clarkii isolate CNS0578487 chromosome 35, FALCON_Pclarkii_2.0, whole genome shotgun sequence DNA includes these proteins:
- the LOC123750458 gene encoding zinc finger protein 250-like, with protein sequence MSTSYKDYEDVIDIFTQLDNLSKESDVSVTTHPLHEETEEQGARMLRYISETSAVCPKESGQEFTLLKPMEDTGEKLEDSSSVTTYPLHEETEEQGASMLRYIGETSAVCPKESGQEFTLLKPVEDSGEKLEDSSSVTTYPLHEETEEQGASMLRYIGETSAVCPKESGQEFTLLKPVEDSSEKLEVSPKYGEGSTVLRRRRAVHSGEKSKVSPKYGEGSTVLRRRRAVHSGEKSEESPKYGEGSTVLRKRRAVQSGEKSEESPKYGEGSPLPKKRRAVRSGMKPTLCDRYPGEKSEVFPKSGQEFPLLKTVEQGRLGHTGEKLEACPESGERSTLLKKQMVADRPSCYQCGKTFSDRSGLNRHMLVHTGVKSHVCEECGKKFLRNDYLQQHLMAHSGDKHFLCKHCGKRFCRLGNLNDHMMGHNGARPHMCHVRDKLFSRPDYLKDHMVVHMI encoded by the coding sequence ATGAGTACCTCTTATAAAGATTACGAAGACGTTATTGACATATTCACTCAACTTGACAATCTTTCGAAAGAGAGTGATGTGTCTGTCACGACTCATCCTCTGCATGAGGAGACTGAGGAACAAGGCGCCAGAATGCTGCGGTACATTAGTGAGACGTCAGCAGTGTGTCCCAAGGAGTCTGGGCAAGAATTTACACTACTGAAGCCTATGGAAGACACTGGTGAGAAGTTAGAAGACTCATCCTCTGTCACGACTTATCCTCTGCATGAGGAGACTGAGGAACAAGGCGCCAGTATGTTGAGGTACATTGGTGAGACGTCAGCAGTGTGTCCCAAGGAGTCTGGGCAAGAATTTACACTACTGAAGCCTGTGGAAGACTCTGGTGAGAAGTTAGAAGACTCATCCTCTGTAACGACTTATCCTCTGCATGAGGAGACTGAGGAACAAGGCGCCAGTATGTTGAGGTACATTGGTGAGACGTCAGCAGTGTGTCCCAAGGAGTCTGGGCAAGAATTTACACTACTGAAGCCTGTGGAAGACTCTAGTGAGAAGTTAGAAGTGAGTCCCAAGTATGGGGAAGGATCTACAGTACTGAGGAGACGAAGGGCTGTACATAGTGGTGAGAAGTCAAAAGTGAGTCCCAAGTATGGGGAAGGATCTACAGTACTGAGGAGACGAAGGGCTGTCCATAGTGGTGAGAAGTCAGAAGAGAGTCCCAAGTATGGGGAAGGATCTACAGTACTGAGGAAAAGGAGGGCTGTACAAAGTGGTGAGAAGTCAGAAGAGAGTCCCAAGTATGGGGAAGGATCTCCACTACCGAAGAAACGGAGGGCGGTACGTAGTGGTATGAAGCCTACGTTATGTGACCGGTATCCTGGTGAGAAGTCAGAAGTATTTCCCAAGTCTGGCCAAGAATTTCCACTACTTAAGACTGTGGAACAAGGCAGGCTGGGGCATACTGGTGAGAAGTTAGAAGCGTGTCCAGAGTCCGGGGAAAGATCTACACTACTGAAGAAGCAAATGGTGGCAGATAGGCCGTCATGTTACCAGTGTGGGAAAACCTTCAGCGACCGCAGTGGCTTAAACAGGCACATGCTCGTCCATACTGGCGTTAAATCTcacgtgtgtgaagagtgtgggaAAAAGTTCCTTCGAAATGATTATTTGCAGCAGCACCTGATGGCCCACAGTGGTGATAAACACTTCCTGTGCAAGCACTGCGGGAAAAGATTCTGCCGACTTGGCAACTTGAATGATCACATGATGGGACATAATGGTGCGAGACCTCACATGTGTCATGTGCGTGATAAACTATTCAGCAGACCGGACTATCTGAAGGACCACATGGTGGTTCATATGATTTGA